A genomic region of Arvicola amphibius chromosome X, mArvAmp1.2, whole genome shotgun sequence contains the following coding sequences:
- the LOC121677025 gene encoding endogenous retrovirus group K member 7 Pro protein-like, producing MVESPRGISAISPGDRIAQLTLLPSLHGRFEACPKERGDKGFGSSGVDLPFLSLDLDQRPVLSLKIDGNCILGLLDTDTDKSIIAKNDWPSGWPIQASSQTLQGLGYAKAPDMSARHLQWNDDEGHSGSIQPYVLELPISLWGRDLLKDMGFKLSNEYSPASQQMMTRMGYHPSFGLRKRLQGQKDPISVQQHPFRQELGFS from the coding sequence ATGGTAGAGTCACCCAGAGGCATTTCTGCAATTTCCCCTGGAGATCGGATTGCTCAGCTTACTCTCCTTCCCAGTCTTCATGGACGGTTTGAAGCCTGCCCTAAGGAAAGGGGAGACAAAGGTTTTGGCTCCTCGGGTGTGGATTTACCATTCCTGTCCCTTGATTTAGACCAACGCCCAGTCTTGTCACTCAAGATAGATGGGAACTGTATACTTGGCCTGTTGGATACAGACACTGACAAAAGTATTATAGCAAAGAATGATTGGCCATCAGGGTGGCCTATTCAAGCCTCCTCACAGACCCTGCAAGGCCTGGGCTATGCTAAGGCCCCTGACATGAGTGCTAGGCACTTGCAGTGGAATGATGATGAAGGCCATTCAGGCAGTATTCAGCCTTATGTATTAGAACTCCCTATTTCCCTGTGGGGGAGGGATCTGCTGAAAGACATGGGATTTAAGCTTAGTAATGAATATTCCCCAGCCTCACAACAGATGATGACAAGGATGGGCTATCATCCAAGCTTCGGATTAAGAAAGAGATTACAGGGACAAAAGGATCCTATATCAGTACAGCAACACCCTTTTAGACAAGAGCTTGGTTTTTCGTAG